DNA sequence from the Candidatus Atribacteria bacterium genome:
ATCTCCTCGAGATATAAAAAAAGCTTTTCGAATAGATATCTTGGTTAAGGCAGAAACTGCACTTTTTTCCTCTTTAATTTTTGCCGGGTCGTTAGATGGTCCAAGTATAATAAAATCATTATACATGACATCTCTGCGATTTACTCCGTATCCAGCTTCAATAAATTTATCTTCCGCTTCTCGAGCGTGTACAAATAATACATCTGCATCTCCATTCTCTGCCAATTTCATAGCTGCGCCTGTTCCAACAGCAATAACATCTACTTTTATACTATATTTCTCCTCAAAAGGCGGAAGTAACCTTGCTAGTAAACCTGAATTTTCTGTGCTGGTAGTTGTAGCCATCTTCAAGTGAATTGGCTCAGCAAAAACCATACCTATTAATAATAAACTAATACTTAATATTAATATTATTTGAAAAATAATATTTTTTTTCATTTTTCTGAGATACTCCTTTTTTACTAATTTCATTTTTTAATTTTAATTAGAAATGTAACAAAAAAACCAACACTATGTTCGGTGTTGGTTATATAAATTCAACCCATCATATTAATCCTCCTTTCCAAACACGGGAGGAATAAGAGTTTCCTCTTATTCCCTATCGGCTGATCCACCATCGTTTTCACTTTAGGTGAGGCAGCTCAGAGAGTATTTTTTTATAAAAGAACGGTAAGTAGCAAATGGTATTTTAACATATTATAATATT
Encoded proteins:
- a CDS encoding tungsten ABC transporter substrate-binding protein, with amino-acid sequence MKKNIIFQIILILSISLLLIGMVFAEPIHLKMATTTSTENSGLLARLLPPFEEKYSIKVDVIAVGTGAAMKLAENGDADVLFVHAREAEDKFIEAGYGVNRRDVMYNDFIILGPSNDPAKIKEEKSAVSALTKISIRKAFFISRGDNSGTDQKEKGLWKITNIVPEGTWYMEAGQGMGATLQIADEKQAYVLCDRATFIAYKNKVGLVILSEGDPLLFNPYGVIAINPDRYPHVKYMEAMQFIAWVTSIEGQKIIREYEIDGEILFYPVAIK